In a single window of the Nocardiopsis composta genome:
- a CDS encoding CopG family transcriptional regulator, whose amino-acid sequence MATKKITVTIPEELLEEIRDAATERGISAYVTEAVRQKRDRDLLIELSDWLEEEYGPVTDEELAAAYAELEEVDAEHERRRARRSGEAA is encoded by the coding sequence ATGGCGACGAAGAAGATAACCGTGACGATCCCGGAAGAGCTTCTCGAGGAGATCCGCGACGCCGCGACCGAGCGGGGCATCTCCGCCTACGTCACCGAGGCCGTCCGGCAGAAGCGCGACCGCGACCTGCTCATCGAGTTGTCCGACTGGCTTGAGGAGGAGTACGGGCCGGTCACCGACGAAGAGCTCGCCGCCGCGTACGCCGAGCTGGAGGAGGTCGACGCCGAGCACGAGCGGCGGCGCGCCCGCCGTTCCGGGGAAGCGGCGTGA